Part of the Paenibacillus aurantius genome, TATTCCCTACCGGAGCTTGTTGCCTAAGGGGCTGCGAAATGTAATTGTTGCAGGAAGATCCATCTCCGCTACCCATGTGGCGATGTCTTCCATGCGGGTGCAGGCAACATGCTATGCGATGGGGCAATCCGCGGGTGTTGCCGCCTCCCAAGCCATCGATAAAGGCTGTGATATGGCGGATATTGATATCCACAGGCTGCATGAGGTCCTGAATGCGCAAGGCGTTGTCTTTTTGAAATAAGGTTTTGGTATGGATTGGAAAACTAAATAGGGGGTAAGTCGATGGAACACAAGATAAAGCTGGGCATTATCGGTACGGGAAATATTTTTAAAGCAGCCCATCTTAAACCGCTTTTAGAGCACCCTGAAGTGGAGATTGCAGCCGTCTGTGACGTAAACAAGGAGCGGGTGGAGGAGTACGCGGGCCACTATAAGATTCCTTACGCCTATACGAATTATCAGGATCTGCTGAAGCATGAGGAAATTGACGCTATCGATATCTGCACACCGAATCTTTTCCATTCGGAAATAGCTATTGCCGGTCTGAAGGCCGGCAAGCATGTTTTTGTGGAGAAGCCGGATGCCGTCAACCCTGAAGAAGCACAGAAGATGGCGGACGCGGCAAAGGAAAGCGGAAAAATATTGATGGCCATGCGCAACAATCGGTTTACGGCAGCCTCCCGTTATTTAAAGCTCTTTATCGATGGCGGCGGAATGGGGGAAATCTATACCGGACGCTGTGGTTGGATCCGCCGCAGAGGCATTCCGGGCAAAGGAGGCTGGTTTACAACGAAGGAGCTGTCAGGCGGCGGCCCCCTGATCGACCTTGGTGTGCATATGATTGATCTGGCCGTCTGGCTCATGGGCAATCCTAAACCGATTGCGGTGACCGGGGCCACCTATACGAAATTCGCGAATAACGACATGTCCGATTCTATCGACAGCGATTTCGGGGAGAAGAAAGAAGATGGAATGTTCGATGTAGAGGACCTGGCCACCGGCTTTATCCGTTTCGATAACGGGGCAACCCTGCAGATTGAGTTCAGCTGGGCGTCCAATATTGAAGAAGGAACCAATTATGTTGAGCTGAGAGGCACGAAGGCAGGATCCCGCATTCAAAATGGGCAGCTCAAAATTTTCACGGAAACAATGGGTGAGCTTACCGATCTGGTACCGGTTTTAAAACAGAACGAGGCACCGCATGGGGAGCATTTGAAGCATTTCATCGATGTCGTAAAAGGTCGCACCGCGCCCATTCTGACTCCCGAGCAAGGAGTGGATATGATCAAAATATTGTCCGCCCTTTATCAGTCGGCCGAATCGGGTAAAGAAGTGAGGATGTAAGATCGGGGCCGAGGGGCAGCCTGACGGCTTAAGCGGATAAATACGGAGGCTTCTCGTGAAAAAGGCGCAGCTGCTTAGCTGCGCCTCTTTCCATCGTTAATGGCTTAAAATCCGGTTATGGCAACCAGAGCGGAACGAGAACCCCCGGCATCGGCATTCCAGCCTTGGGGTGTCTTGCCGTTTCCCGTATCCGCAACCTGCAGAGAGGTAAACAGGGTACATTCCCCCGGGGTGAAAGCTGTACCGGTGAATTGCGCTCCGACCGGAGCGGAAGCAAACTGGACCGGGGTATTCACGGTATGGCTTGCGGTGGAGAAGACATACAGCCCGCTATTTTGCAAAGCGGCGAAGCTTCCTTTGTTCACTTTATCGGCATCGATGGCGGAGCAAGCCCAGACGTTTCCGTTAGGCTCGAAGCTTAAGCTGCCCGGGGAGCTGAATCCGTTCTGCGGGCCGCCTGCCGTGAAAATATCATAATGAAAGGCTGGCGCTTCGGCGTCGCCATCTTTCTCGGAGAGATGGGCCAAATAGCCGTGAATGTTGCCGTTCGCAACATTTTGGCCTATGGCCACATAGAGATCCCCAGTATCCGGATGCAGCGCTACCCCCTCCTGGCGGTCGGTGCGTGTTGCCCCGAGGATGAGGGCTGCCTCGTAAGCGTAGACATAGACGTCGGCCTCATCACGGAACAGCTCCAGCAGGTTCTCCTTCGATCGCTGCAGCACAGCAGGCGGCTGGTAAGCGTGGTCCCTCAGCGTTTGTTGGACAGCAGCGGTTGAAAGCTTGATCCAAGTGCCATTAACCAGGTCTGCGGCATATAACGTTCCGTCGTTCAACAGCTTGGCATTTTCCTTGCCCAAGGCCGGCTGATAAGCTTCTTTGCTGACAAATTTGTAGAGACAGGCATGGTCGGACCTGTCGCCCATATAGACGACAAGGCGGCCTTTTTTGCCCAGTCCCATCGCCATTCCTCCATGGCGGAAACGGCCGAGTGCGCTGTGCTTCTTGATTGCGGACTTTGGTTCGAACGGATCCACTTCGACAACCCACCCATAATGAGTCGGATTCAGCCCGGCGACACGGCATGCTTCATCGTACAATCCTTCTCCGGACAGGACGCTGCCCCATAAGGTGACCGTTCCGGAATGATTGGCGAGTGTCCC contains:
- a CDS encoding Gfo/Idh/MocA family protein codes for the protein MEHKIKLGIIGTGNIFKAAHLKPLLEHPEVEIAAVCDVNKERVEEYAGHYKIPYAYTNYQDLLKHEEIDAIDICTPNLFHSEIAIAGLKAGKHVFVEKPDAVNPEEAQKMADAAKESGKILMAMRNNRFTAASRYLKLFIDGGGMGEIYTGRCGWIRRRGIPGKGGWFTTKELSGGGPLIDLGVHMIDLAVWLMGNPKPIAVTGATYTKFANNDMSDSIDSDFGEKKEDGMFDVEDLATGFIRFDNGATLQIEFSWASNIEEGTNYVELRGTKAGSRIQNGQLKIFTETMGELTDLVPVLKQNEAPHGEHLKHFIDVVKGRTAPILTPEQGVDMIKILSALYQSAESGKEVRM
- a CDS encoding PhoX family protein, encoding MDYNRPISRRKFLTYVGTGAATVAGASTGFGLIWKPSPTAAAADRLYDKKSASIPSTFNPISPSSQDELLLPKGFQYDMVASYGDKINSSGDTFGFNPAFTAFFPMDNSENHGLLYVNHDGSSAAVHGAPSNGHFSAGQIRQMLYSQGGSVVEVYRSKKGKWTLDPNSAYARRITGLERAELTGPARGTASVRTAGTVQGTLANHSGTVTLWGSVLSGEGLYDEACRVAGLNPTHYGWVVEVDPFEPKSAIKKHSALGRFRHGGMAMGLGKKGRLVVYMGDRSDHACLYKFVSKEAYQPALGKENAKLLNDGTLYAADLVNGTWIKLSTAAVQQTLRDHAYQPPAVLQRSKENLLELFRDEADVYVYAYEAALILGATRTDRQEGVALHPDTGDLYVAIGQNVANGNIHGYLAHLSEKDGDAEAPAFHYDIFTAGGPQNGFSSPGSLSFEPNGNVWACSAIDADKVNKGSFAALQNSGLYVFSTASHTVNTPVQFASAPVGAQFTGTAFTPGECTLFTSLQVADTGNGKTPQGWNADAGGSRSALVAITGF